One genomic region from Nocardioides plantarum encodes:
- a CDS encoding ABC transporter ATP-binding protein yields the protein MLLRLLRERLPAYRSWLLAVVGLQLVSVLAMLYLPSLNARIIDEGVAVGDTGAIVRIGAIMLAVSLLQITGSVGAAWYGARTAMAFGRDLRADLFDRVGRFSTRELQHFGAPSLITRGTNDVTQVQMLVLMTCLIAASSPIMMVGGVVMALREDAGLGWILAVVVPALFVSVGFVITRMVPSFRLMQGRIDEVNRVLREQITGIRVVRAFVREPHERERFGQANDDLTEVAVRAGRWMATMFPLVMLVVNVASVGVIWFGGHRVDDGQMGVGALTAFLSYLMQILMSVMMATFMLMQVPRSAVCADRIVEVLDTESSVVPSPEPVTPDPARRGELDLDDVTFAYPGAEAPVLDGVSLRARPGQTVAVIGSTGAGKTTLVNLVPRLFDATSGAVRVAGVDVRDLAPDVLWDQIGLVPQKGYLFSGTVATNLRHGRADASDDELWAALDVAQARDFVEALPDGLDAPVVQGGTNFSGGQRQRLAIARAVVRCPGIYLFDDSFSALDLATDARVRAALAPVITEATVVVVAQRVSTIRDADEIVVLEDGRVVGRGTHPELLETCSTYQEIVASQLSAEEVMA from the coding sequence ATGCTCCTCCGCCTCCTGCGCGAACGCCTGCCCGCCTACCGCTCCTGGCTGCTCGCCGTCGTCGGGCTCCAGCTCGTCAGCGTGCTCGCGATGCTCTACCTGCCGAGCCTCAACGCCCGGATCATCGACGAGGGCGTCGCGGTCGGCGACACCGGCGCGATCGTCCGGATCGGCGCGATCATGCTCGCCGTCTCCCTGCTCCAGATCACCGGATCGGTCGGCGCCGCCTGGTACGGCGCCCGCACGGCCATGGCGTTCGGCCGCGACCTGCGTGCCGACCTCTTCGACCGGGTCGGGCGCTTCTCGACCCGCGAGCTGCAGCACTTCGGCGCCCCGTCGCTGATCACCCGCGGCACCAACGACGTGACCCAGGTGCAGATGCTGGTGCTGATGACCTGCCTGATCGCGGCGTCCTCGCCGATCATGATGGTCGGTGGCGTCGTCATGGCGCTGCGCGAGGACGCCGGCCTCGGCTGGATCCTCGCGGTCGTCGTACCCGCCCTCTTCGTCTCCGTCGGCTTCGTCATCACGCGGATGGTGCCGAGCTTCCGGTTGATGCAGGGCCGCATCGACGAGGTCAACCGGGTGCTGCGCGAGCAGATCACCGGCATCCGTGTGGTCCGCGCGTTCGTCCGTGAGCCCCACGAGCGCGAGCGGTTCGGGCAGGCCAATGACGACCTCACCGAGGTCGCCGTGCGCGCCGGGCGCTGGATGGCGACGATGTTCCCGCTGGTGATGCTGGTGGTCAACGTCGCCAGCGTCGGGGTCATCTGGTTCGGCGGCCACCGCGTCGACGACGGCCAGATGGGGGTGGGTGCCCTGACCGCGTTCCTCAGCTACCTCATGCAGATCCTGATGTCGGTGATGATGGCGACCTTCATGCTCATGCAGGTGCCGCGCTCGGCGGTCTGCGCCGACCGGATCGTCGAGGTGCTCGACACCGAGTCCTCCGTGGTGCCGTCGCCCGAGCCCGTGACCCCCGACCCGGCCCGCCGTGGCGAGCTCGACCTCGACGACGTCACCTTCGCCTACCCCGGCGCCGAGGCGCCCGTGCTCGACGGCGTCTCGCTGCGGGCCCGTCCCGGCCAGACCGTCGCCGTGATCGGCTCCACCGGCGCCGGCAAGACGACGCTGGTCAACCTGGTGCCGCGGCTGTTCGACGCGACGTCCGGCGCCGTCCGGGTCGCTGGGGTCGACGTGCGCGACCTCGCCCCCGACGTCCTGTGGGACCAGATCGGGCTGGTGCCCCAGAAGGGCTACCTTTTCTCCGGCACCGTCGCCACCAACCTGCGCCACGGCCGCGCCGACGCCTCCGACGACGAGCTGTGGGCCGCCCTCGACGTCGCCCAGGCCCGCGACTTCGTCGAGGCGCTGCCCGACGGTCTCGACGCGCCGGTCGTGCAGGGCGGCACCAACTTCTCCGGCGGCCAGCGGCAGCGGCTGGCCATCGCGCGCGCCGTCGTACGCTGCCCCGGCATCTATCTCTTCGACGACTCGTTCTCGGCGCTCGACCTGGCGACCGACGCCCGGGTGCGGGCCGCGCTCGCCCCCGTCATCACCGAGGCGACCGTCGTCGTGGTCGCCCAGCGGGTCTCCACCATCCGCGACGCCGACGAGATCGTCGTGCTCGAGGACGGCCGGGTCGTCGGTCGCGGCACCCACCCCGAGCTGCTCGAGACCTGCTCCACCTACCAGGAGATCGTCGCGTCCCAGCTCTCGGCCGAGGAGGTCATGGCATGA
- a CDS encoding TetR/AcrR family transcriptional regulator: protein MSPRAPAMAPDARREALVDVTLRLMREHGSNVTTKQIAEAAGVAEGTIFRVVDTKDELLEAAVQRAFEPGDLVQRIEEIDADLPLEQRLLSLVAILQQRFRATFSLMRKVGLVRPPDHVHDDPAAAQWRARLRLLLHGVVGADADRLACPVDEFVHTLRLLTFAGSHEHIADGHLLSPEQIVSTVLHGLLRPVDQKDH, encoded by the coding sequence GTGAGCCCACGAGCCCCCGCGATGGCCCCCGACGCCCGACGGGAGGCGCTGGTCGACGTCACCCTGCGGCTGATGCGCGAGCACGGCAGCAACGTGACCACCAAGCAGATCGCCGAGGCGGCCGGTGTCGCCGAGGGCACGATCTTCCGGGTCGTCGACACCAAGGACGAGCTGCTCGAGGCGGCGGTCCAGCGCGCCTTCGAGCCCGGCGACCTGGTCCAGCGGATCGAGGAGATCGACGCCGACCTCCCGCTCGAGCAGCGACTCCTCTCGCTGGTCGCCATCCTCCAGCAGCGGTTCCGGGCGACCTTCTCGCTGATGCGCAAGGTCGGGCTGGTCCGCCCGCCCGACCACGTGCACGACGACCCGGCCGCCGCGCAGTGGCGGGCCCGGCTCCGGCTGCTGCTCCACGGCGTCGTCGGCGCCGACGCCGACCGGCTCGCCTGCCCCGTCGACGAGTTCGTCCACACCCTGCGCCTGCTGACCTTCGCCGGCAGCCACGAGCACATCGCCGACGGCCACCTGCTCAGCCCCGAGCAGATCGTCTCCACCGTCCTGCACGGCCTCCTGCGCCCCGTAGACCAGAAAGACCACTGA
- a CDS encoding DNA-3-methyladenine glycosylase I: MVGPLLGDDGVTRCPWAGPTASVMRDYHDTEWGTRVHGEAAYLERLTLEAFQSGLSWSTILLKREAFREVFCGFDAERIAAFDDADQARLMGEVRIVRNRLKIAAAVTNARATLALREREGLEAFVLSFAPADRPAYDDTATMATTSAESAALSKALKKAGFAFVGPTTMYALMEALGLFDPHLTGCFRRGGEPR; this comes from the coding sequence ATGGTCGGACCCCTGCTCGGCGACGACGGCGTCACCCGGTGCCCGTGGGCGGGCCCGACCGCCTCGGTGATGCGCGACTACCACGACACCGAGTGGGGCACCCGCGTCCACGGTGAGGCCGCCTACCTTGAGCGCCTGACGCTCGAGGCGTTCCAGTCGGGCCTGTCGTGGTCGACGATCCTGCTCAAGCGCGAGGCCTTCCGCGAGGTGTTCTGCGGCTTCGACGCCGAGCGGATCGCCGCGTTCGACGACGCCGACCAGGCGCGGCTGATGGGCGAGGTCCGCATTGTGCGCAACCGGCTCAAGATCGCTGCCGCCGTCACCAACGCCCGCGCCACCCTCGCCCTGCGCGAGCGCGAGGGGCTCGAGGCGTTCGTGCTCTCGTTCGCCCCGGCCGACCGCCCGGCGTACGACGACACGGCGACGATGGCGACGACCTCGGCCGAGTCGGCGGCGCTGTCCAAGGCGCTGAAGAAGGCCGGCTTCGCCTTCGTCGGGCCCACCACGATGTATGCGCTGATGGAGGCCCTCGGCCTGTTCGACCCCCACCTGACCGGATGCTTCCGCCGGGGCGGTGAGCCCCGCTAG
- a CDS encoding PAS domain-containing hybrid sensor histidine kinase/response regulator: MTTDPHHEGADHPVGALELAQARLRSLSEFHPDGIFSLDLEGRFISVNSEALLLSGGYTAEELLGQPFLALLLEEDVPTVVGHFTRLLDRLPSTFDVRFRRADGTFGELEIIGLPVVVGDEVVEVVGIAEDITERRLLQRELRDARRAAESASTAKSAFLATMSHEIRTPLTSVLAAAELMGDTALTAHQHQLVTLMERSGERLLRLVNDILDFSRVEAGRAEITNAPFTLAELVDEAALVVRGTVDDKGLDLVCTVDRDLPRQLVGDRERIGQILTNLVDNAGKFTHEGGIEVRVAAAERAELPGDVTDDQVAVRFTVADTGIGLDAGQQAVIFEMFQQADSSITREYGGTGLGLAISRQLATLMGGVLGVASEPGRGSTFSFVLPLGLV, from the coding sequence ATGACCACCGACCCGCACCACGAGGGCGCCGACCACCCGGTCGGTGCGCTCGAGCTCGCGCAGGCCAGGCTGCGGTCGCTGTCCGAGTTCCATCCCGACGGGATCTTCTCGCTCGACCTCGAGGGCCGCTTCATCTCCGTCAACAGCGAGGCCCTGCTGCTGAGCGGCGGCTACACCGCCGAGGAGCTGCTCGGCCAGCCGTTCCTGGCGCTGCTGCTCGAGGAGGACGTGCCGACGGTCGTGGGCCACTTCACCCGGCTCCTCGACCGCCTGCCCAGCACCTTCGACGTCCGGTTCCGGCGCGCCGACGGCACCTTCGGTGAGCTCGAGATCATCGGGCTGCCGGTCGTCGTCGGCGACGAGGTCGTCGAGGTCGTCGGTATCGCCGAGGACATCACCGAGCGCAGGCTGCTCCAGCGCGAGCTGCGCGACGCCCGTCGGGCCGCCGAGAGCGCGAGCACGGCCAAGTCGGCGTTCCTGGCCACCATGAGCCACGAGATCCGGACCCCTCTCACCAGCGTCCTGGCCGCGGCCGAGCTCATGGGCGACACCGCGCTCACCGCCCACCAGCACCAGCTCGTGACCCTGATGGAGCGATCGGGCGAACGCCTGCTTCGCCTGGTCAACGACATCCTCGACTTCTCCCGCGTCGAGGCGGGACGGGCCGAGATCACGAACGCGCCGTTCACGCTCGCCGAGCTCGTCGACGAGGCGGCCCTCGTCGTCCGCGGCACCGTCGACGACAAGGGCCTGGACCTCGTCTGCACGGTCGACCGCGACCTGCCGCGACAGCTGGTCGGCGACCGGGAGCGGATCGGGCAGATCCTGACCAACCTCGTCGACAACGCCGGCAAGTTCACCCACGAGGGCGGCATCGAGGTCCGGGTCGCGGCGGCCGAGCGCGCCGAGCTGCCCGGCGACGTCACCGACGACCAGGTCGCCGTGCGCTTCACGGTCGCCGACACCGGCATCGGGCTCGACGCCGGCCAGCAGGCCGTCATCTTCGAGATGTTCCAGCAGGCCGACTCCTCGATCACCCGCGAGTACGGCGGCACCGGCCTGGGCCTGGCCATCTCGCGCCAGCTGGCGACCCTCATGGGCGGCGTCCTCGGCGTCGCGAGCGAACCCGGTCGGGGCAGCACCTTCTCGTTCGTGCTGCCGCTCGGCCTGGTCTAG
- a CDS encoding pirin family protein, producing the protein MSALDPHPDEVTCAAGPAVAVEVLGPREVPLGGPRAMTVRRTLPSRQRSLIGAWCFVDHYGPDDLDMVMPPHPHTGLQTVSWLFTGEIEHRDSAGHHAFVRPGEVNLMTAGRGISHSEISTAASTTLHGAQLWVALPEHARHGEPGFVHHAPDPVRGDGLEARVFLGSLLGVTSPVETATPLLGAELLLAPGTAVALDVDAGFEHGVLLDTGTVRVAGHDAATHDLVYVPPGSARLDLVAGDEPVRLLLLGGPPFGEAVVMWWNFVGRTHDEVVAFRAAWQAQVHGGADGSTYADGHFGIPVGDDRAPVPAPELPHVRLRERR; encoded by the coding sequence ATGAGCGCGCTCGACCCCCACCCCGACGAGGTCACCTGCGCCGCTGGGCCGGCCGTCGCCGTCGAGGTGCTCGGGCCTCGCGAGGTGCCGCTGGGTGGCCCGCGGGCGATGACCGTACGACGCACGCTGCCGTCGCGGCAGCGCAGCCTGATCGGCGCGTGGTGCTTCGTCGACCACTACGGCCCCGACGACCTCGACATGGTGATGCCGCCGCATCCCCACACCGGCCTGCAGACCGTCAGCTGGCTCTTCACCGGCGAGATCGAGCACCGCGACAGCGCCGGCCACCACGCGTTCGTCCGCCCCGGCGAGGTCAACCTGATGACCGCCGGTCGGGGCATCAGCCACTCCGAGATCTCGACCGCGGCGAGCACGACGCTCCACGGTGCGCAGCTCTGGGTCGCGCTGCCCGAGCACGCACGTCACGGCGAGCCCGGGTTCGTCCACCACGCCCCGGACCCGGTGCGGGGCGACGGGCTCGAGGCCCGCGTGTTCCTCGGCTCGCTGCTGGGGGTGACCTCGCCGGTCGAGACGGCCACGCCCCTGCTCGGTGCCGAGCTCCTGCTCGCCCCGGGGACCGCCGTCGCCCTCGACGTCGACGCGGGCTTCGAGCACGGCGTGCTGCTCGACACCGGCACCGTGCGGGTCGCCGGGCACGACGCGGCGACCCACGACCTCGTCTACGTGCCACCCGGCTCGGCTCGTCTCGACCTCGTGGCCGGCGACGAGCCGGTCCGGCTGCTGCTCCTGGGGGGCCCGCCGTTCGGCGAGGCCGTCGTGATGTGGTGGAACTTCGTGGGCCGCACCCACGACGAGGTGGTGGCCTTCCGCGCCGCGTGGCAGGCGCAGGTCCACGGGGGAGCCGACGGATCGACGTACGCCGACGGGCACTTCGGTATCCCGGTCGGCGACGACCGGGCCCCGGTCCCCGCGCCCGAGCTGCCCCACGTCCGGCTGCGGGAGCGCAGATGA
- a CDS encoding RDD family protein → MSDYPPPPPSQGGYGAPPPPLGQPRPGELMDRFLARLIDGVLLGIVYVILFAIFVAILVSDRTYNFESGDYEGGSRFLFGIVFGVVAGALSLGYYAFMESSRGATIGKQVMKLKVVGPDGVSNPTMEQAVKRNIFTAAPIGYIVPIVGPAIAGLAALVGEILIAVGINNDPVRRQAWHDTFAGGTQVLKIG, encoded by the coding sequence ATGTCCGACTACCCGCCGCCGCCGCCCTCCCAGGGCGGGTACGGCGCCCCGCCGCCGCCGCTCGGTCAGCCGCGGCCCGGTGAGCTGATGGACCGGTTCCTGGCCCGTCTCATCGACGGCGTCCTGCTCGGCATCGTCTACGTCATCCTGTTCGCGATCTTCGTCGCGATCCTGGTCAGCGACCGGACCTACAACTTCGAGAGCGGCGACTACGAGGGCGGCAGCCGCTTCCTGTTCGGGATCGTCTTCGGCGTCGTCGCCGGCGCCCTGAGCCTCGGCTACTACGCGTTCATGGAGTCCTCGCGTGGTGCCACCATCGGCAAGCAGGTGATGAAGCTCAAGGTCGTCGGCCCTGACGGGGTCAGCAACCCGACGATGGAGCAAGCCGTGAAGCGCAACATCTTCACGGCCGCGCCGATCGGCTACATCGTCCCGATCGTCGGGCCGGCCATCGCCGGCCTGGCCGCCCTGGTCGGCGAGATCCTGATCGCGGTCGGCATCAACAACGACCCGGTCAGGCGCCAGGCCTGGCACGACACCTTCGCCGGCGGCACCCAGGTGCTCAAGATCGGCTGA
- a CDS encoding nitroreductase family deazaflavin-dependent oxidoreductase, whose amino-acid sequence MGLLTPLAVRIGALSWMPRLLPQVVWVDTRLQRASRGRVTVLDLAGLPNLALTVAGRKSGLPRTTPLLCVPHDGGWLIAGSYFGGPQVPLWVGNLRAATTAHARVRGRIHEVTWREVEGAERAELWQVMLRTWPNYATYEERTSRVIPVFVLRPVRGQYDGGATGGGPGGIGG is encoded by the coding sequence ATGGGTCTGCTCACACCGCTCGCCGTGCGCATCGGTGCGCTCTCCTGGATGCCCCGGCTGCTCCCGCAGGTCGTGTGGGTCGACACCCGCCTGCAGCGGGCGTCGCGCGGCCGGGTCACGGTGCTCGACCTCGCGGGGCTGCCCAACCTCGCGCTGACCGTCGCCGGCCGCAAGAGCGGCCTGCCGCGCACCACGCCGTTGCTGTGCGTGCCCCACGACGGCGGCTGGCTGATCGCCGGCTCCTACTTCGGCGGACCCCAGGTCCCCCTGTGGGTCGGCAACCTGCGCGCCGCCACCACCGCGCACGCCCGCGTCCGCGGACGGATCCACGAGGTCACCTGGCGTGAGGTCGAGGGCGCCGAGCGGGCCGAGCTCTGGCAGGTCATGCTCCGGACCTGGCCCAACTACGCGACGTACGAGGAGCGCACGAGCCGGGTGATCCCGGTGTTCGTCCTACGGCCGGTCCGAGGTCAGTACGACGGCGGGGCGACCGGCGGCGGACCCGGCGGCATCGGCGGGTAG
- a CDS encoding ATP-binding cassette domain-containing protein yields the protein MTDLDPARLVVQTARGRREFDQERVVVGREQTCDLVVDDPRASRHHLTFERQGASWYAVDASSGGTFVAGRRIGREPLHAGATVLHLGDPQGEAVQAWQTVPVPPVAPTPPPYVPPTPPPYRASAQAPPPVPTAPQQPSQPTPPPYVATPPPRAGQAPVVAQQVVPPGQLTHGRTMMPAHAVPGGSVTIGRDLSNDVVLDDPLVSRFHARLQLGRPAVVHDLGSFNGVFVNGHRVVGAAALEPGHEVIVGNQTFRWDGAQLLSSATQHEFTLYADGLTVVVDGGRLLLENVSCTLAPSSLTAVIGPSGAGKSTLLGALTGLRPATHGRVVWQGHDLYAHYDQLRFQIGLVPQQDIQHPQLKVRQALAYAAELRLPPDTRPQERDQRVRTVAGQLQLQERLDNRIGSQLSGGQRKRVSIATELLTAPPLLFLDEPTSGLDPGLDLEVMRQLRTLADEGRVVVVVTHSVLALDVCDNVMVLAPGGRTAYFGPPSGVLDHFGVASYPEVFDRLDEPDLWSRIAAPRPSTETAALRATAAPVPVAPRQSFGKQLSTLVRRNLAVVVADRLLLTMLLALPLVLGLLSRLVPGGDGLSLESSLVCPPGGSLDACTVDLAFSPAESLQRLIVLIVAACLMGTALAIRELVGERSIFRREYAVGLSPGVYFASKIIVLGSAAFVQGLVVTFIAVVGLPGPDGSLGGVRLALVIGLLATSMVVAGLTLSAVVTSTEQTMPALVGMIMVQLVLSASLFQIHGRPLLAQVAWLAPSRWAYAAAGSAMGLDRSGDDRFSGDPLLGGGGHFVLAVLVLLLLTALTTVLGYLLVRRSATSDR from the coding sequence ATGACCGACCTCGACCCCGCACGCCTCGTGGTGCAGACCGCGCGCGGGCGACGCGAGTTCGACCAGGAGCGCGTCGTCGTCGGACGAGAGCAGACCTGCGACCTCGTCGTCGACGACCCGCGGGCCTCGCGGCACCACCTGACCTTCGAGCGCCAGGGCGCGTCCTGGTACGCCGTGGACGCCAGCTCCGGGGGCACCTTCGTGGCCGGTCGGCGCATCGGACGCGAGCCGTTGCACGCCGGGGCCACGGTGCTCCACCTCGGCGACCCCCAGGGCGAGGCGGTGCAGGCCTGGCAGACGGTGCCGGTCCCGCCGGTGGCCCCCACCCCGCCGCCGTACGTGCCCCCGACGCCGCCGCCCTACCGAGCCTCGGCCCAGGCACCCCCGCCGGTCCCGACAGCCCCGCAGCAGCCCTCCCAACCCACCCCGCCGCCGTACGTCGCGACCCCGCCGCCCCGCGCCGGCCAGGCGCCCGTGGTGGCCCAGCAGGTCGTCCCGCCCGGGCAGCTCACCCACGGCCGGACCATGATGCCGGCGCACGCCGTCCCCGGTGGCTCGGTCACGATCGGGCGCGACCTGTCCAACGACGTCGTGCTCGACGACCCGCTGGTCTCGCGGTTCCACGCCCGGCTCCAGCTCGGGCGTCCTGCGGTCGTCCACGACCTCGGCAGCTTCAACGGCGTCTTCGTCAACGGCCACCGGGTCGTCGGCGCCGCCGCGCTCGAGCCCGGCCACGAGGTCATCGTCGGCAACCAGACCTTCCGCTGGGACGGCGCCCAGCTGCTGTCGTCGGCGACGCAGCACGAGTTCACCCTCTACGCCGACGGGCTCACCGTCGTCGTCGACGGGGGCAGGCTGCTGCTCGAGAACGTCTCCTGCACGCTCGCCCCGTCGTCGCTGACCGCCGTGATCGGTCCCTCGGGTGCCGGCAAGTCCACCCTGCTGGGGGCGCTCACCGGTCTGCGCCCGGCGACCCACGGCCGCGTCGTCTGGCAGGGCCACGACCTCTACGCCCACTACGACCAGCTGCGCTTCCAGATCGGCCTGGTGCCGCAGCAGGACATCCAGCACCCCCAGCTCAAGGTCCGCCAGGCCCTGGCCTACGCCGCCGAGCTGCGGCTGCCGCCCGACACCCGGCCGCAGGAGCGCGACCAGCGGGTGCGCACGGTCGCGGGCCAGCTGCAGCTCCAGGAGCGGCTCGACAACCGCATCGGCAGCCAGCTCTCCGGCGGGCAGCGCAAGCGCGTCTCGATCGCCACCGAGCTGCTCACCGCGCCGCCGCTGCTGTTCCTCGACGAGCCGACCTCGGGCCTCGACCCGGGCCTCGACCTCGAGGTCATGCGACAGCTGCGCACCCTGGCCGACGAGGGGCGCGTCGTCGTGGTGGTCACCCACTCGGTGCTCGCGCTCGACGTCTGCGACAACGTGATGGTGCTGGCCCCCGGCGGCCGGACCGCCTACTTCGGCCCGCCCTCCGGCGTCCTCGACCACTTCGGGGTCGCGAGCTACCCCGAGGTGTTCGACCGGCTCGACGAGCCCGACCTCTGGTCGCGCATCGCCGCACCGCGACCCTCCACCGAGACCGCCGCCCTGCGCGCGACCGCCGCCCCGGTGCCGGTCGCGCCGCGCCAGTCGTTCGGCAAGCAACTGTCGACGCTGGTCCGCCGCAACCTCGCGGTGGTCGTGGCCGACCGGCTGCTGCTCACCATGCTCCTGGCCCTGCCGCTCGTGCTCGGGCTGCTGAGCCGGCTGGTCCCCGGCGGCGACGGTCTCTCGCTCGAGAGCTCGCTCGTCTGCCCGCCCGGTGGCTCGCTCGACGCGTGCACGGTCGATCTCGCGTTCTCGCCCGCCGAGTCGTTGCAGCGCCTCATCGTGCTCATCGTCGCGGCCTGCCTGATGGGCACCGCGCTGGCCATCCGCGAGCTGGTGGGGGAGCGGTCGATCTTTCGTCGCGAGTACGCCGTCGGGCTCTCGCCCGGCGTCTACTTCGCGAGCAAGATCATCGTGCTCGGCTCGGCGGCGTTCGTGCAGGGCCTCGTGGTCACCTTCATCGCCGTCGTGGGTCTCCCCGGGCCCGACGGCAGCCTGGGCGGCGTCCGGCTCGCGCTGGTGATCGGCCTGCTCGCGACCTCGATGGTGGTCGCGGGCCTGACCCTCTCGGCCGTCGTCACCAGCACCGAGCAGACCATGCCGGCGCTGGTCGGCATGATCATGGTCCAGCTGGTGCTGTCGGCCTCGCTGTTCCAGATCCACGGCCGCCCGCTGCTCGCCCAGGTCGCCTGGCTCGCCCCCTCGCGCTGGGCGTACGCCGCCGCCGGCAGCGCCATGGGGCTCGACCGCTCCGGCGACGACCGCTTCTCCGGCGACCCGCTGCTCGGCGGCGGCGGCCACTTCGTGCTCGCGGTGCTCGTGCTGCTGCTGCTCACCGCATTGACGACCGTGCTGGGCTACCTGCTCGTACGACGCAGCGCGACGTCCGACCGCTGA